A portion of the Streptomyces sp. NBC_00376 genome contains these proteins:
- a CDS encoding IclR family transcriptional regulator, whose translation MAKNIQSLERAAAMLRLLAGGERRLGLSDIASSLGLAKGTAHGILRTLQHEGFVEQDAASGRYQLGAELLRLGNSYLDVHELRARALVWTDDLARSSGESAHLGVLHQQGVLIVHHVFRPDDSRQVLEVGAMQPLHSTALGKVLSAYDPVAHTEAMEAERQSFTPRTVTDPEEFETMLDLIRARGWAADVEETWEGVAAVAAPIHDRRRMPVGAVAVTGAVERVCADGELRPELIAAVRDCARAVSRDLGAGRF comes from the coding sequence ATGGCCAAGAACATCCAGTCGCTGGAGCGGGCGGCGGCGATGCTGCGCCTGCTGGCAGGCGGCGAGCGTCGGCTGGGGCTCTCCGACATCGCCTCTTCACTGGGCCTGGCCAAGGGCACGGCGCACGGCATCCTGCGCACGCTCCAGCACGAGGGCTTCGTCGAGCAGGACGCCGCGTCCGGCCGCTATCAGCTGGGCGCCGAGCTGCTGCGCCTGGGCAACAGCTATCTGGACGTCCACGAGCTGCGGGCCCGCGCACTGGTCTGGACGGACGACCTGGCCCGCTCCAGCGGCGAGAGCGCCCATCTGGGCGTGCTGCACCAGCAGGGCGTCCTCATCGTCCACCACGTGTTCCGCCCCGACGACAGCCGGCAGGTCCTGGAGGTCGGGGCCATGCAGCCGCTGCACTCCACGGCCCTGGGCAAGGTGCTCTCGGCGTACGACCCGGTGGCGCACACCGAGGCCATGGAGGCCGAGCGGCAGTCCTTCACGCCGCGCACCGTCACCGATCCGGAGGAGTTCGAGACGATGCTCGACCTGATCCGGGCGCGCGGCTGGGCGGCCGACGTGGAGGAGACCTGGGAGGGCGTGGCCGCGGTGGCCGCCCCGATCCACGACCGGCGGCGGATGCCGGTCGGCGCGGTGGCCGTGACCGGCGCGGTGGAGCGGGTGTGCGCCGACGGGGAGCTGCGCCCCGAGCTGATCGCCGCGGTGCGCGACTGCGCCCGTGCGGTCTCCAGGGACCTGGGCGCCGGGCGCTTCTGA